From the genome of Pseudophryne corroboree isolate aPseCor3 chromosome 9, aPseCor3.hap2, whole genome shotgun sequence:
tgtgcctcacaggagttcCTGgcacatctagtgctgcagtgcaatagaaagctgagatttcattttgcaatgcaagataactgaaactctgttcttctaacaccgcaaggtcttgcaatgaccctacgcagcccttatattgtacaattattaaggagataacttttacaaaataaaggaaaagaaccctgtacaacaaatgtgcatcttgtaaataatcccaaaatgtgatacattaataaatcaaaattaaggttgacaaattggagccattcatttgagtccctaacatgaaataattgagaagaaccctctctctaatgctggctacacagtgcacactagacgatatatctaatagagatgagtgggttcagacggAACCCTTGGAATTATATGGaagacaaagaaaagacatgcaaaatggaattgtccttgggccctcccacccacccttatgttgtataaacaggacatgcacactttaataaaccaatcatttcagcaacagggatttcaacacgactgtggctgaaattattggtttgtttgggcccccacaaactctAGTGCAGGTAAGTCAATGCTTTTGACTTACCTGCACTAGAGACTTTGAAATTGATGTCTATTTTGTATTTCCAGTTGCGGTTGACACATCGTTCTGTTTTAAGTCTGATCTATTTTTATCAAGTATGCATGATTGTTCTTatttcacatacagatgtgtccacttacatctttgcttttttccaaatttggcacaacatgcaaaacacggctaagctgtttttcacgagtaatgagtggatgaattttaaaaatgttgtttgccataatagaatatgtataaagtaacatattaaagaagcaaattaagaaaaatcacaaggcatggctaaatctctgagtctatggcatgcaaaaccgtgccatacatggcgggatatagcaaagatgtatgtggacacatctgtatgttggtTTTGGAAGGCACACTCCAGCTCCGTGTGAGCGTTTTTTTATATTTGTGTGCCGTTTTTATTCACTGTCATTGTGGTATAAAGTGATGTTCTGTTTGGTTTACAGAGCCCCCAGCGCGTTGCCATGGGGACCGGCAAAGCCTGACTGCGTCACTTCCGGGCAGGCCGTGACGCCGAGACCGGAAGTGCAGGACGGGGGACGCCTGGACACTCCGTGGttcacgcagctgggagtcgtgatggtgggggtaagtggggtcactgtATGCTATATTTACACATGATTTTGCACTGttcaattgtctgaggaaggggatacgtccccgaaacgttacctgttgttttcaataaattcttcacggggtgaagtttgtTTTCCACCCatttacaagtctgtgagtgccacctgttttcgTTTGGTGCATGTCGGTGGACtggcatgtccacaaggaagggcaccacagccagctaattcggaggagtgccggggcagtttctggatagatatatatatatatatatatatatatatatatacagtatatatatacatacacacactttttttCATTTAACCATACTTTTATAAACAATACTACACTCTCTTTATCTTTACAAAAAAGCGTTGTCTTTATTTGGGCTAGCAGACATGCACATTTTCCTGTGAGTGCAAGAGAAAAGGAAGTATGCAAGTTACAAAACTTTAATGTGAGTCCTTTTGTTCTGCATTTTAAAATTTTCTGTATATGCTTAGCACTTTCAATTCTTCTTAACTGTTTCACATTTTCTGATTTAGACACAAAgatgtttgtttttttgtaatCTGTTCCATTTAAGTATTATATCCTCAGGACTCCACATGTGTGATGTTACAATCTGGTTATATTTACAGTCTGAGTATTTAACTCTCCAGGCATTGAAATCAGTGTATTTTGGTGGAGCTACAGGCTTAACTCCCAATTTATCAAGGCAAAGTCCGATGTACACATCCTCTAGGGGTAGCCATCTAATGATTGAGGAGATATTGACTATCTTCTGTGCTAGATCTCCAGAGAATACATAGCCAGTCCCAGAACAAAATGGGGGATATTTATTATCTGGGTAAATATCTGGTGACATATACCATTTACTGTTTTTGTCACGTATGGGATGATAATTTTCCATTAAGCAtccagtgaaataattagttcttgGAGGTTGATTTGGTTTCAaaagcttgtttactaaatattctgtATTAATAATCATGTCACTGTCTGTCTTCATTACATATGTGGCTTGTGGACAGTATGTGGCTACCCATATGAAACCCATCATTACCTTAATGGTTAGGTTAAGGTAGGTGTCTAAAAAATCCTGTTGGATAATGTCATGATATTCCTGACTTTCATTCATAAGAGCCTGTTCAGAATTAATAGTTAACTTCTTGTCATGGCCTAATAAAAATAGCCTTAATATCTTGACCCCAAATACAAAATCCTCTTTTCCCCATGTTTGTCTTATAGCTTGTCGAGCCTTATTCTGCCATCGTCCCATGGTCACAAGCAAAATAAGGAATGGAACATGTTCTTTACATTTATTAGGCTCATTGATTGTGTATTTATATCTCTGCAGCATTTTCAGAGGCTCTCCAGGTGAATTCGTTTTTAGCACCACAAATGTAGTAAATGAAGAGTTAGTGGATCTGTTTAGTGTTTTTTCAAGATATGGATTATCCAGCTTTACAGAATTATTTGTTTTAAGATTCATTAACGCAACAGGATTGCATGGACTAAAGCCTCCCAGAGAAACCCAGTAGTAATTATTTAGGATAAGTAATGTCAAACTAAGAAGAGCTGAGAACATGAAGAATATGAGGTTAAAAGTCTTGTTCCTGAATGAGTAGCAATTTGTCTGTTTCAAATGAATCATGATAAAATAAATCAAAAGCACTGCACCAGTTTATGCTTGTTGTCATTAATTATTGTAATGTTTGTTTCTGTAGCTGTCCATGTAAAGCTCTTTTCCTTCAATTCTCTTCAATCTTCCCTTAAAAGAAAAgcagaaataaaaatatattagAATAGCTAGTAGAGAAAAATATTTTGCACCTTCTAATTAAAACAAATTTTCTCCAACAATCTCTCCATTTCTAAGAACCCCCAAACAAAACgtagaaatacagtatgtggtaGTGATAATGTTAATTTTAAGCATAATAAAGATTGGGAGGTCTCCGTTGTGATTATATTCAGCatttagaatttattatcaaatcgGGAACCACGCCTATTATTCTGCACAGAGAAGCgtggaccaagacagaattcatcaatgagccCGTGCCTTTAGAGCACTGAGCTTTACATTTATATATACTATAtcattatacaataattcataactgattTACTAATAGGGCGTACATATAGATAACATGGGAAACATTGATTGGTTGATGGGCAATAACCAGAagtgccaaatatggtcagatgaGCTAATTGTAATGAATGATCTTTTCCAAAAGATGGCAGACTTGTTCTGTGAATCCTTGATCTCCTATACACAACAATTGAGTTATTTATTAGGCTTCATCAGCATAatggtcattcttgttcataatggcatgttgtttgtccaaagcaaaggtccatcagatattcattaTCATGTCCTATTTGTCCTGACATAAAACCTCATAAAATGtaattaagttctggttatctaaatacaagggttTTTACTGATAGACACGAACTCACTTAGTCAGATGATAGAACAAAGGTT
Proteins encoded in this window:
- the LOC134958798 gene encoding beta-1,3-galactosyltransferase 2-like — protein: MNLKTNNSVKLDNPYLEKTLNRSTNSSFTTFVVLKTNSPGEPLKMLQRYKYTINEPNKCKEHVPFLILLVTMGRWQNKARQAIRQTWGKEDFVFGVKILRLFLLGHDKKLTINSEQALMNESQEYHDIIQQDFLDTYLNLTIKVMMGFIWVATYCPQATYVMKTDSDMIINTEYLVNKLLKPNQPPRTNYFTGCLMENYHPIRDKNSKWYMSPDIYPDNKYPPFCSGTGYVFSGDLAQKIVNISSIIRWLPLEDVYIGLCLDKLGVKPVAPPKYTDFNAWRVKYSDCKYNQIVTSHMWSPEDIILKWNRLQKNKHLCV